The following proteins are co-located in the Planococcus plakortidis genome:
- a CDS encoding ABC transporter ATP-binding protein, producing the protein MEPSQKKQGIKPFFTLLTSIKIPKWALVFGLATSLITTIVGLLVPLLTRELVDGFSVETLSAGLIAALAAAFIVQAVINCVSIYLLSMVGQRIVAGLRERMWLHLLRLRVGYFDQHASGQTVSRVVNDTGIVRNLITDHFPNFVTGIITIIGAVVILLVLDWKMTLIMMLAVPLTIAIMIPLGRKMAKISRSLQDETAVFTGDVQQTLGEIRLMKSSTAEPVEEQRGLSGIQKLYGLGMREAKVYALIGPLMYLVVMVVIVMIIGYGGIRVSQGSMSTGSLVAFLLYLFQIIVPLATFARFFTELQKAKGATERIIDILELPREEQEQGMEMDISGKTLRLENVSFAYENGEPVLQDVSFEAHPGQKIAFAGPSGGGKTTIFGLIERFYEPTAGVITIGEVPISDVAIASWRDQIGYVSQESAMMGGTIRANLTYGLPDAGRYKDEELWRVSRMAYAEEFIASFPDGLDTQVGERGVKLSGGQRQRIAIARAFLRDPKLLMMDEATASLDSQSEGIVGQALGRLMEGRTTLVIAHRLSTIVDADQIIFIEKGRVTGIGNHRELTGKHALYREFAEQQLT; encoded by the coding sequence ATGGAACCAAGTCAGAAAAAACAAGGCATCAAGCCGTTTTTCACGCTTCTCACGTCGATTAAGATCCCGAAATGGGCGCTCGTTTTCGGATTGGCGACCAGTTTAATCACAACCATCGTCGGCTTGTTGGTCCCGTTGTTGACAAGGGAATTGGTGGACGGCTTTTCAGTGGAAACGTTAAGCGCAGGTTTGATTGCGGCACTTGCCGCTGCCTTCATCGTGCAGGCAGTCATCAACTGCGTATCGATTTATTTATTGAGCATGGTCGGGCAGCGCATCGTGGCCGGGTTGCGCGAGCGCATGTGGCTTCATTTACTGCGGTTGCGTGTCGGCTATTTCGACCAGCACGCAAGCGGCCAGACGGTGAGCCGCGTCGTCAACGATACCGGCATCGTCCGGAATCTCATCACTGACCATTTCCCGAATTTTGTCACCGGCATCATTACGATCATCGGGGCTGTGGTGATTCTCCTGGTGCTCGATTGGAAAATGACCTTGATCATGATGCTCGCCGTACCGCTGACAATCGCCATCATGATTCCGCTAGGCCGCAAGATGGCGAAGATTTCCCGCAGCTTGCAGGACGAGACGGCCGTGTTCACGGGCGACGTCCAGCAGACGCTTGGGGAAATCCGCCTGATGAAATCGTCGACTGCGGAACCGGTGGAAGAACAGCGCGGGTTGTCGGGCATCCAGAAATTATACGGGCTTGGCATGAGGGAAGCGAAAGTCTATGCCTTGATCGGCCCGCTCATGTATTTGGTTGTCATGGTCGTCATCGTGATGATCATCGGCTACGGCGGCATCCGTGTATCGCAAGGGTCGATGTCGACCGGATCCTTGGTCGCTTTTCTTCTCTATCTATTCCAGATTATCGTGCCACTCGCGACATTTGCGCGTTTCTTTACGGAATTGCAGAAAGCAAAAGGGGCGACGGAACGCATCATCGATATTTTGGAGTTGCCGCGAGAAGAACAAGAACAGGGCATGGAGATGGACATCAGCGGCAAAACGCTGCGACTAGAAAACGTCAGCTTTGCCTATGAAAACGGCGAGCCGGTGCTGCAGGATGTTTCGTTTGAAGCGCATCCGGGCCAAAAGATTGCGTTTGCGGGGCCAAGCGGCGGGGGCAAGACGACCATTTTCGGCTTGATCGAGCGCTTTTATGAACCGACTGCAGGCGTGATTACCATCGGCGAGGTACCGATCAGCGACGTGGCCATCGCTTCCTGGCGCGACCAGATCGGCTATGTATCCCAGGAAAGCGCCATGATGGGCGGGACGATCCGTGCGAACCTGACTTACGGCCTGCCGGATGCCGGCCGCTATAAGGATGAAGAATTGTGGCGGGTGTCCCGCATGGCCTATGCTGAGGAGTTCATCGCTTCGTTCCCCGACGGATTGGACACACAAGTCGGGGAGCGCGGCGTGAAATTGTCCGGCGGTCAACGGCAGCGCATTGCCATCGCCCGCGCATTTTTGCGCGACCCCAAATTATTGATGATGGACGAGGCGACCGCAAGCCTCGACAGCCAGTCCGAAGGCATCGTCGGGCAGGCGCTTGGCCGCTTGATGGAAGGGCGGACGACTTTGGTCATTGCGCACCGCCTGTCGACGATCGTCGATGCCGATCAAATCATCTTCATTGAAAAGGGCCGGGTCACGGGCATCGGCAACCACCGGGAGTTAACCGGGAAGCATGCGCTGTATCGCGAATTCGCCGAGCAGCAATTGACCTAA
- a CDS encoding MerR family transcriptional regulator yields the protein MYTVQKLASLAGVSARTLRYYDSIGLLTPQKNESGYRMYGRPEIDRLQLILFYRELGFGLHDIAKLLDDPDFDEIGALLGQREQLLEQRSRLDLLISNVEKTISAKKGESQMADHEKFEGFKKQLVEDNEAAYGKEIREKYGDAEVDRSNAKMLGMNQEQYEAFKRLEQEVLEKLGEALKGGEPEGNAGQEVADLHRQWLGYTWGSYNPKAHAGLAEMYVADERFAAYYEKAGEGAAQYLRDAIIAYTDKLNG from the coding sequence ATGTACACAGTGCAGAAATTGGCTTCGCTTGCCGGCGTGAGCGCGCGGACCTTGCGCTATTACGATTCGATCGGTTTATTGACGCCGCAAAAAAATGAGTCCGGTTACCGGATGTACGGGCGTCCGGAAATCGACCGGCTCCAGCTCATCTTGTTCTACCGCGAACTCGGATTCGGGCTTCACGACATCGCGAAGCTATTGGATGATCCGGATTTTGATGAAATCGGGGCATTGCTCGGGCAGCGGGAACAATTGCTTGAACAACGCAGCCGCCTGGACCTTTTGATTAGCAATGTGGAGAAAACCATTTCCGCAAAAAAAGGGGAGAGCCAAATGGCAGACCATGAAAAGTTCGAAGGATTCAAGAAGCAGCTGGTTGAGGACAATGAAGCGGCTTACGGAAAAGAGATCCGCGAGAAATATGGCGATGCGGAAGTCGACCGGTCAAACGCCAAAATGCTCGGCATGAACCAAGAGCAATACGAAGCGTTCAAGCGTCTCGAGCAGGAGGTCCTGGAGAAGCTGGGGGAAGCGCTGAAAGGCGGCGAACCGGAAGGGAATGCTGGGCAGGAAGTGGCCGATTTGCACCGGCAGTGGCTCGGGTATACCTGGGGCAGCTACAATCCGAAAGCGCACGCAGGACTCGCGGAAATGTATGTCGCGGATGAACGCTTCGCGGCCTATTATGAAAAAGCAGGCGAAGGGGCAGCGCAATATTTGCGGGATGCGATCATTGCCTATACGGATAAATTGAATGGATGA
- a CDS encoding endonuclease/exonuclease/phosphatase family protein gives MLAVMSFNIASGKRIDGELDLELTATAIEQGKVDIAGLQEVDRNFSSRSGFLDQAKWLSKRLGMHMAYGPNLIDRGAGGARPKREYGNAILSRYPIVSSQNHDLSAVEVHPEEFEPRGMLEAVIEVEGRRFSFYNTHLSLIDEEVDRSLTEIIAITSDNPLPQLLVGDFNAAPSTSHIQRFSKHFYNAFGSGPYPDTYKKQGDHGQKIDYIFHDAHFEAIEAWTIASEASDHVPIVAKLKNLQNHNIF, from the coding sequence ATGCTGGCAGTGATGAGCTTTAATATCGCCTCAGGCAAACGGATCGATGGAGAGCTGGACCTTGAACTGACGGCAACAGCGATTGAGCAGGGAAAAGTGGATATTGCCGGTTTACAGGAAGTGGACCGCAATTTTTCCTCGCGCAGCGGGTTTTTGGATCAGGCGAAATGGCTGTCGAAGCGGCTCGGCATGCACATGGCATACGGGCCGAACTTAATCGACAGGGGAGCGGGCGGTGCACGGCCGAAGCGTGAATACGGCAACGCCATTTTAAGCCGTTATCCGATCGTGTCGTCCCAAAACCATGATTTAAGCGCTGTCGAAGTGCACCCGGAGGAATTCGAGCCGCGCGGAATGCTCGAAGCGGTCATCGAAGTGGAAGGGCGGCGATTCTCGTTCTATAATACGCACCTGTCGTTGATTGACGAGGAAGTGGATCGCAGCTTGACGGAAATCATCGCTATAACGTCCGACAACCCCTTGCCTCAATTGCTGGTGGGGGATTTCAATGCCGCGCCTTCAACCAGCCACATCCAGCGATTCTCGAAGCATTTCTACAATGCGTTCGGTTCTGGCCCTTACCCGGATACGTATAAGAAACAAGGCGACCATGGCCAAAAAATCGATTATATTTTCCATGATGCCCATTTCGAGGCGATAGAGGCCTGGACAATTGCCAGCGAAGCCTCAGATCATGTACCAATTGTGGCGAAACTCAAAAATTTACAAAACCATAACATTTTTTAA
- a CDS encoding endonuclease/exonuclease/phosphatase family protein — MHGDASRTPTVKVMSFNIAHGMGMDGEVDLERTAQVIEASGATIVALQEVDRHFSNRSSYMDQVEWLAERLGMYAAFGANLNQAPDDPERPNRQYGNATLSLYPIKYAENHFLTQVVTDIYNNEQRGVLETVIEVGGTYLKVLNAHLALKDEELELSVAEIMEIAGKTHFPKIIAGDFNAPPTHRHLAHLHCTMTDVFLKAKRGDAYTYPSPYENHETGESFKPMTRIDYIFADRGFDVRDAERIETAASDHLPITAELVWTQHSDSAAIIVPAAQPS; from the coding sequence ATGCACGGCGATGCCAGCAGGACCCCAACAGTGAAAGTGATGTCGTTCAATATTGCCCATGGAATGGGAATGGATGGCGAAGTGGATTTAGAGAGAACCGCACAGGTAATCGAAGCGTCGGGAGCCACCATCGTGGCGCTCCAGGAAGTCGACCGCCATTTTTCCAACCGCAGTTCTTATATGGACCAAGTCGAATGGCTGGCCGAGCGGCTCGGGATGTATGCGGCATTTGGCGCTAATTTGAATCAAGCGCCCGATGACCCGGAACGCCCGAACCGCCAGTACGGAAATGCCACATTAAGCCTTTATCCAATCAAATATGCAGAAAACCATTTTTTGACGCAAGTCGTCACCGACATCTACAATAACGAACAGCGGGGTGTCCTCGAGACCGTCATTGAAGTCGGCGGTACGTATCTTAAGGTCTTGAATGCGCATTTGGCATTGAAGGATGAGGAGTTGGAATTGAGTGTCGCGGAAATAATGGAAATCGCGGGCAAAACCCATTTCCCGAAAATCATCGCGGGCGATTTCAATGCACCGCCAACACATCGCCACTTAGCCCATCTCCACTGTACGATGACGGATGTTTTCCTGAAAGCCAAACGCGGCGACGCCTATACGTATCCGTCCCCTTATGAAAATCACGAAACCGGTGAATCGTTCAAGCCGATGACACGCATCGATTATATTTTCGCCGACCGCGGCTTTGACGTGCGGGATGCAGAAAGAATCGAAACGGCTGCCTCTGACCATTTGCCGATTACCGCAGAGCTCGTCTGGACACAGCATAGTGACTCGGCTGCTATCATCGTCCCTGCAGCCCAGCCATCCTGA
- a CDS encoding queuosine precursor transporter: MLLYLNGAFVGLLILSNILAVKLFSISEWAVLPAAVIVYVFTFPITDTIAEVYGKEAARQTVMAGFITQLAALAFIFAAIHLPSAPFFADQAAFESIFSAGFRVTLASLVSYFISQNLDVTIFHKLKARNGESKLWLRNNASTMVSQLADTTIFITIAFYGTMPLSALGAMILTQYAFKWVVAAADTPLVYLLVKLARRSKTAAQKSFA; the protein is encoded by the coding sequence ATGTTACTTTATTTGAATGGCGCTTTTGTCGGCCTGCTCATCTTATCCAATATCCTGGCAGTGAAACTGTTCTCCATCAGCGAATGGGCGGTGCTGCCGGCTGCAGTCATCGTCTATGTCTTTACGTTCCCGATCACCGACACGATCGCGGAAGTATACGGCAAAGAAGCGGCTCGCCAAACGGTCATGGCCGGATTCATCACGCAGCTCGCGGCGCTGGCGTTCATCTTTGCGGCCATCCATTTGCCGTCTGCGCCGTTTTTTGCAGACCAGGCAGCGTTCGAGTCGATTTTCTCGGCCGGCTTCCGGGTGACGCTCGCAAGTTTGGTATCGTATTTCATCAGCCAAAACCTGGACGTCACGATTTTCCATAAATTAAAAGCACGCAATGGTGAATCGAAATTGTGGCTGCGCAACAATGCCTCGACGATGGTCAGCCAATTGGCCGATACGACGATTTTCATCACCATCGCTTTTTACGGGACGATGCCGCTATCGGCGTTGGGCGCCATGATCTTGACGCAGTATGCGTTCAAATGGGTCGTCGCAGCAGCGGACACGCCGCTTGTCTACCTGCTCGTCAAACTCGCTCGCCGCTCCAAGACAGCCGCTCAAAAGAGTTTCGCTTAA
- the queF gene encoding preQ(1) synthase, whose product MAGRNEETLEHLSLLGNQNTRYKFEYDPGILEAIDNLHTRDYFVKFNCPEFTSLCPQTGQPDFATIYLSFIPDKKLVESKALKLYLFSFRNHGDFHEDVVNIIMNDLIELLDPRYIEVWGKFTPRGGLSIDPYTNYGKPGTKYEEMATYRMMNHDMNPETITNR is encoded by the coding sequence ATGGCAGGAAGAAACGAAGAAACACTCGAGCATTTGTCCTTGCTCGGCAACCAGAACACACGCTACAAATTTGAATACGACCCCGGCATTCTAGAAGCGATCGACAATCTCCACACGCGCGATTACTTCGTCAAATTCAATTGCCCTGAATTCACTTCGCTATGCCCGCAAACCGGCCAGCCGGATTTCGCGACGATCTATTTGAGCTTCATCCCAGACAAGAAGCTCGTCGAAAGCAAAGCCTTGAAGCTCTATTTGTTCAGCTTCCGCAACCACGGCGATTTCCATGAAGATGTCGTCAACATCATCATGAACGACTTGATCGAGCTGCTCGACCCGCGCTATATCGAAGTATGGGGCAAGTTCACCCCGCGCGGCGGCTTGTCGATCGACCCGTATACGAATTACGGCAAGCCTGGCACGAAATACGAAGAAATGGCGACGTACCGGATGATGAACCACGACATGAATCCGGAAACGATCACCAACCGATAA
- a CDS encoding NUDIX domain-containing protein, whose product MEFHKILEEKGLKKINKIFERKAVRAVIMSGHNILLVQSNRGDYKFPGGGVEENESDTEGLVREIREETGYINCEVKEWVGTVIERRSDEYEMDVVFEMTSHYYIAELKNEEKLPLQLDDYESVLDFTPEWVALEEAILQNERLIQQVERNSWLKRETFVLKQLRTYIS is encoded by the coding sequence ATGGAGTTTCATAAAATACTGGAAGAAAAAGGGCTTAAGAAGATTAATAAGATATTTGAAAGAAAGGCAGTTAGGGCGGTTATTATGTCCGGGCATAACATTCTTCTGGTCCAATCAAACAGGGGAGATTACAAATTCCCAGGTGGTGGTGTAGAAGAAAATGAAAGTGATACAGAAGGACTCGTCCGTGAAATTAGGGAAGAAACTGGCTATATCAATTGTGAAGTCAAAGAATGGGTCGGCACAGTGATTGAACGTCGATCTGATGAATATGAGATGGATGTCGTATTTGAAATGACTTCGCATTATTATATAGCAGAATTGAAAAATGAAGAAAAGCTTCCGTTGCAATTGGATGATTACGAAAGTGTCCTTGATTTTACTCCAGAGTGGGTGGCGTTAGAAGAAGCAATTTTGCAAAATGAGCGTTTAATTCAACAGGTTGAACGGAACAGCTGGTTGAAACGGGAAACATTCGTTTTGAAACAATTAAGAACATACATAAGCTAA
- a CDS encoding cytochrome P450 — MKVKHPIPKAKELDNTLSLLGEGFDFLPGRRKELGSDIFETRLLGKKVICMAGEEAAELFYNNEYFKRSGAAPLPLEQTLFGRGAVHGRDGEDHHQQKRMFLSMMTPERLEDAKRMAIQELDAKAEQWQHMDEVVLLDEIEEIFTRSMIHWAGLPMKESEVKQRTWELVTMVDSFGLTEGRYREGMKARNAHEDWLKKIIKQIRKGEYNPPAYTAAYIVAHHRTPNGKLLDLETAAVDLNNAYRPMIATAYFIVFGVMAMHENPVTLGKLQADKNNYSHNFAQEVRRYYPFAPVMAAIAKKDFNWNGVHFKKDMRVILDLYGTNHHPDSWDNPEEFIPERFSTWNGSPFNFVPQGGGDHHTGHRCAGEWMTVMVMQSFFKYFAENLKYSVPEQDLSYDMSRMPTMPKSRLILKDVQKLKNRPDNVFYHEQKNTTVQSGCPFH; from the coding sequence ATGAAAGTGAAGCACCCGATCCCGAAAGCAAAAGAATTGGACAATACCCTATCCCTTCTCGGGGAAGGGTTTGATTTCCTGCCTGGCCGCCGCAAAGAGCTGGGTTCGGATATTTTCGAGACCCGCCTGCTCGGAAAAAAGGTTATCTGCATGGCCGGCGAAGAAGCAGCTGAACTGTTCTATAATAACGAGTACTTCAAACGCAGCGGCGCAGCGCCGCTTCCGCTTGAACAGACGCTTTTCGGGCGCGGTGCGGTCCATGGCCGCGACGGCGAAGACCATCACCAGCAAAAGCGCATGTTCCTGTCGATGATGACACCCGAACGTTTGGAAGATGCCAAACGCATGGCCATTCAGGAACTCGACGCCAAAGCGGAACAATGGCAACACATGGATGAAGTCGTCCTCTTGGATGAAATCGAGGAAATCTTCACACGCTCCATGATCCATTGGGCAGGGCTTCCGATGAAAGAAAGCGAAGTCAAGCAGCGCACATGGGAGCTCGTGACGATGGTCGATTCGTTCGGACTCACCGAAGGGCGCTACCGTGAAGGCATGAAAGCGCGCAATGCGCACGAAGACTGGCTGAAAAAAATCATCAAGCAAATCCGTAAAGGCGAATACAATCCGCCAGCCTATACAGCTGCGTACATCGTCGCCCATCACCGGACACCGAACGGCAAGCTGCTCGACCTCGAGACGGCAGCTGTCGACTTGAATAACGCCTACCGCCCGATGATCGCAACCGCGTACTTTATCGTCTTCGGCGTCATGGCGATGCACGAAAACCCGGTCACGCTCGGCAAACTCCAGGCAGACAAAAACAACTACAGCCATAATTTCGCCCAGGAAGTTCGCCGTTATTATCCATTCGCGCCAGTCATGGCAGCGATCGCCAAGAAGGATTTCAACTGGAATGGCGTGCACTTCAAAAAAGACATGCGCGTCATCCTGGATCTGTATGGCACGAACCACCACCCCGATTCCTGGGACAATCCCGAGGAATTCATCCCGGAACGTTTCAGTACATGGAACGGCAGCCCCTTCAATTTCGTGCCACAAGGCGGCGGCGACCATCACACCGGACACCGCTGCGCCGGCGAGTGGATGACGGTCATGGTCATGCAATCATTCTTCAAGTATTTCGCAGAGAACCTGAAATACAGCGTGCCTGAACAGGACTTGTCCTACGATATGTCACGCATGCCCACCATGCCAAAAAGCCGCTTGATCTTAAAAGACGTCCAAAAACTGAAAAACCGGCCAGACAATGTGTTCTATCACGAACAGAAGAACACGACTGTGCAATCAGGTTGTCCGTTCCATTGA
- a CDS encoding phosphotransferase family protein, with product MTNGFGGLSRQALDWVEAKWQGAALVEAVPLEGGTSSLLYEIRANKDGEQQSVVLRLHHKGEWLDQEPDLARHEAMSLELAGKAGISAPRVLAFDENGEACGMPAVLMTKVPGAVIFPPAYDAGWLDGLAQTLVEIHRHKAEGFPYEYFAYNDARRLERPKWSRVEGDWMRAFYIVAAGGPPVEYSLIHRDYHPGNILWESGQVSGVVDWVNACRGPAGVDVGHCRVNLAQLYGTRVANEFLAAYERCAGESFTYDPYWDLLSLIDILDGSPAVYPGWKAFGLSGLSDELVRYRLDEYLMSLMDRFDDF from the coding sequence ATGACTAATGGATTCGGCGGCTTATCCCGCCAGGCACTCGACTGGGTCGAGGCGAAATGGCAAGGAGCTGCATTGGTAGAAGCTGTCCCCTTGGAAGGTGGGACTTCTTCACTGCTTTATGAAATTCGGGCGAACAAGGACGGAGAGCAACAGAGCGTGGTGCTGCGGCTTCACCATAAAGGGGAGTGGCTCGACCAGGAACCGGATTTGGCGAGGCATGAAGCGATGAGCCTGGAGCTTGCCGGAAAAGCGGGCATTTCCGCACCGCGCGTTCTGGCGTTTGATGAAAATGGCGAGGCGTGCGGTATGCCCGCCGTATTGATGACGAAAGTTCCTGGGGCGGTCATTTTCCCGCCTGCCTACGATGCGGGGTGGCTTGATGGGCTGGCGCAAACCTTAGTGGAGATCCACCGCCACAAAGCGGAAGGGTTTCCTTACGAATATTTTGCCTATAACGATGCACGGCGCCTCGAGCGTCCGAAGTGGTCACGCGTGGAAGGCGACTGGATGCGCGCGTTCTACATCGTAGCCGCTGGAGGGCCGCCCGTCGAATACAGTTTGATCCACCGCGATTATCACCCGGGAAATATTCTCTGGGAATCCGGGCAGGTGAGCGGGGTTGTCGATTGGGTCAATGCGTGCCGCGGGCCTGCGGGTGTCGATGTCGGGCATTGCCGTGTCAATCTGGCCCAGCTTTACGGCACACGGGTGGCCAACGAATTTTTGGCGGCTTATGAACGCTGTGCCGGCGAGTCATTCACCTATGACCCGTATTGGGACCTGTTGTCGTTGATCGATATATTGGACGGAAGCCCAGCCGTTTACCCGGGATGGAAGGCGTTCGGTTTGTCCGGGCTGTCCGATGAATTGGTCCGTTACCGCTTGGATGAGTATTTGATGAGCTTGATGGACCGCTTCGATGATTTCTGA
- a CDS encoding TraR/DksA C4-type zinc finger protein, which yields MTDEQLKNLKQELEAQLKSLEERMEHTEEFETSELSNYDNHPGDNATDLYDQERGMALEQFKEEEHEDVLAALKAIEDGTYGTCAVCGKDIPYERLEAIPTALTCIDHADHSLDMESRPSEEDVIGSSTDRPARTEDGRIRDYGNSFEDVENFGSSDGPQDQPGEDQEDFYKDDEAEEDEQFK from the coding sequence ATGACGGACGAACAGCTGAAAAACTTGAAGCAGGAACTCGAAGCGCAATTGAAGTCGCTCGAGGAACGAATGGAGCATACAGAGGAGTTCGAAACAAGCGAACTATCCAATTATGATAATCACCCAGGCGATAACGCGACTGACCTATACGACCAGGAACGGGGCATGGCGCTCGAGCAATTTAAGGAAGAAGAGCATGAAGATGTGCTCGCGGCGCTAAAAGCCATTGAAGATGGAACTTATGGGACATGCGCAGTATGCGGAAAAGACATTCCCTATGAGCGGCTGGAAGCGATACCGACTGCGTTGACGTGCATCGACCATGCCGACCATAGCCTGGACATGGAAAGCCGGCCTTCGGAAGAAGATGTCATCGGCTCATCGACGGACCGCCCGGCGAGAACGGAAGACGGCAGAATCCGCGATTACGGGAACAGCTTCGAGGATGTCGAGAATTTCGGGTCATCGGATGGCCCTCAAGACCAACCCGGTGAAGACCAGGAAGATTTCTACAAAGACGATGAAGCAGAAGAAGACGAGCAATTTAAATGA
- a CDS encoding DUF4440 domain-containing protein yields MESLHEQFLALENSHLAPAARESNFRMAEILDDEFWEFGSSGGICRRSDFDSGYALQEDDFRISRFEAKELGPEAVLTMYTLENRTTGAWSHRSSVWKKRSDGWKLFFHQGTKTDGFKKWE; encoded by the coding sequence ATGGAGAGCTTACATGAACAGTTTCTGGCATTGGAGAACAGCCATTTGGCACCGGCTGCCAGAGAGTCGAACTTTCGGATGGCGGAAATACTAGATGATGAGTTTTGGGAGTTCGGAAGTTCCGGCGGGATTTGCCGGCGTTCCGATTTCGATTCAGGCTATGCCTTGCAGGAAGACGACTTCCGTATTTCCCGCTTTGAAGCAAAAGAGCTCGGCCCTGAAGCGGTGCTGACGATGTACACATTGGAGAACCGGACAACAGGGGCATGGAGCCATCGCAGTTCGGTATGGAAAAAGCGCAGCGACGGCTGGAAATTATTCTTTCATCAGGGGACGAAGACAGATGGTTTCAAGAAATGGGAATAG
- a CDS encoding thiol-disulfide oxidoreductase DCC family protein: MEHAIVLFDGDCNFCDSSVQFIINHDPAGYFQFASLQSEIGQELSKKHNVPDDVDSLVLIEDGEAYVKSEGALKISHHLTGLWKLAYHLQPFPRALRDGAYDLIAKNRYKVFGKLDSCMLPPPHIRKRFLDQY, encoded by the coding sequence ATGGAGCATGCGATTGTTTTATTTGACGGAGATTGCAACTTTTGCGATTCCAGTGTGCAATTCATCATCAATCATGACCCGGCCGGTTATTTCCAATTCGCGTCCCTGCAAAGCGAGATCGGGCAGGAACTTTCGAAAAAGCACAATGTCCCGGATGACGTCGACAGCCTGGTATTGATTGAAGATGGCGAAGCGTACGTGAAATCGGAAGGCGCACTCAAGATTTCACATCATTTGACTGGCCTATGGAAACTGGCGTATCATCTCCAGCCATTCCCGCGCGCCTTACGTGACGGGGCATATGACCTCATCGCAAAAAACCGCTATAAAGTATTCGGCAAGCTCGACAGCTGCATGCTGCCGCCTCCGCATATCCGCAAGCGATTTTTGGACCAGTATTAA
- a CDS encoding STAS domain-containing protein, producing MVRRNLEKIRDFNDFDEAASYILQILSKQAGMNSFYISKQEGGVQKIIKVHNTKQHLIEEGEAPPLPCTLSALSVEHGAETLIIERIGEHELTRSLGMTDGFEAGCFIGVPIFYEDGTPYGTVCGLDDGPCELPADLPFIFETLATLLTYVLELERAYGEIESLAAPMVPIVGKVAILPIIGEVRAERARAIIDHVMHDCAEKGIEVLVIDVSGVSQINSEVGEYLLKLVKVLGVIGVQPVVTGIQPYMALKVPHFAEALKGTMIEANLETALKRLGFSFQKH from the coding sequence ATGGTGAGGAGGAATCTGGAAAAGATAAGGGATTTCAATGATTTCGATGAAGCGGCTTCGTATATTCTCCAAATTCTCAGCAAGCAAGCAGGGATGAACAGCTTTTATATTTCCAAGCAAGAGGGCGGCGTCCAGAAAATCATCAAGGTACATAACACGAAACAGCATCTGATCGAAGAGGGCGAGGCACCGCCCTTGCCGTGTACACTGTCGGCGTTGAGCGTCGAGCATGGGGCGGAGACCTTGATCATCGAACGGATCGGGGAACACGAATTGACTCGTTCTTTAGGGATGACGGATGGGTTCGAAGCAGGGTGTTTTATCGGCGTTCCGATTTTTTATGAAGACGGCACACCCTATGGCACTGTCTGCGGGCTTGACGATGGCCCGTGCGAGCTGCCGGCGGATTTGCCATTCATCTTTGAAACGCTCGCGACTTTATTGACCTATGTCCTGGAGCTGGAACGGGCATACGGGGAAATTGAATCGCTGGCAGCGCCGATGGTTCCGATTGTCGGGAAAGTGGCGATTTTGCCGATCATCGGCGAAGTGAGGGCTGAAAGGGCCAGAGCGATCATCGATCATGTGATGCATGACTGTGCGGAAAAAGGCATCGAGGTGCTGGTGATCGATGTCTCGGGCGTCTCGCAGATCAACTCGGAGGTGGGCGAGTATTTATTGAAGCTTGTGAAGGTCTTGGGGGTGATCGGCGTACAGCCGGTCGTGACGGGCATCCAGCCTTATATGGCGCTGAAAGTCCCCCATTTTGCAGAAGCCTTGAAAGGGACGATGATTGAAGCGAATCTCGAGACAGCGCTCAAGCGGCTCGGTTTCAGCTTCCAAAAACATTGA